The genomic interval TGGCATGAGGAGGTGGGTTCTTTACATTTAGCCTATCATGAGGATGAATTGCAGGTGATGAGTGAGTATGCAGAAATTAACCGCCAGCACCGGAATTGCAGTTTATTAACGCCCGGACAGGCTTTAACAAAATCACCAGCAATCAATGTAAATGGATTAAAAGGTGCTTTATGGAGTGCAGAGGAAATGATTATTGAATCCAGAGTCGCTGTTGGACAAGTAGCGGCTTACCTTGCTGAAAAGTATGGTGTAATCTTTCATTGGAATACAGCCATCAGCCGGATTGAACATCCGAAAGTGAGTTCCGGAAATCAAAGCTGGGAAGCAGAAGAAATTTTTGTTTGCAGCGGTGCTGATTTTGAAACGCTTTATCCTGAATTATTTGCGGCAACGGCGATCACCAAATGTAAGTTACAGATGATGCGTTTGGTCACTCAGCCTGATGAATGGCGTATTGGTCCTTCTCTTTGCGGTGGTTTATCTATGATTCATTATCCGGGTTTCCAGGCAGCACCTTCTTTACCAGCTTTAAGAAAAAGATACAAAGAGCAGTATGCAACGCATTTGAATTGGGGTATCCATGTGATGGTTTCACAAAATGGAACTGGTGAACTGACCATCGGGGATTCACATGAGTATGGTTTGGTTCATGATCCTTTTGATAAAGAATTTATCAATACCATGATTATTGATTACTTACATACTTTCGCTGATTTCAAGGAATGGAAAATGTTGCAGTCGTGGCATGGCATCTATCCTAAAATGACTAATGGGGCTACTGAATTAATTACGGAGGCAGCACCAGGGGTAACCGTGATTAATGGTCTGGGAGGTAATGGGATGACTTTATCTTTTGGATTATGTGAGCAGTATATTGCGTCAAGAGGTTAACCCTATTTTCAATAAAAAGGACAGCATTTACATTGCTGTCCTTTTTATTGTTATTTAAATTCTTTCATATCCACGATCCTGTTATCGTCATGATATTTCAGAAAAGTATTTCCACTTTTATTTTTCTCAAAAGTATAGTTATTTGTGATCCATTTATTAAAAGCTGCTTCATCTCCTTGAGGACTGCCAGCAACAATAGGTTCACTAACTACTTCATCAGTCCTGTAATTTACCTGGTACAGAACGTTCTTAACAGCAAAAACAATAGTCTGTTTGTCTGGTGACATCAATAAGACGTCTCCCTGAATTCTCTCCTCAGGATTTTGCCTTTTAACTAAGTAAACCTTAGCGGTTACATTGGTAATGAAAAAATCATTGTTGACCAGGTATCCGGTTGCACCAATTTTCTTCACTCCCTTGCTGAACTTTAAATCTTCTTTGCCTTTAGACGGACGGTATAAACTAACCACTTCTAATGCACCATTTTTTACTGCAATCAGAAACGGGCGCGGAACCAGGCCTGAGCTATCTGCAATCTGAACCAGCAGCGCTGTTTTTTGCTTGTTAATAAATTGCGCAGAGGCAAATTTTGTTGGGCCTTTACTTAGATCGGCCGCGTCAGCCTGAATGTGAACTATACTGTCTTTGAACTTTGCATTAAAGGTCTCTGCCTTTCCTTCATTGTTACTTAAAACAGAAATAGAGTCTGAGGCATTCGCTGGAAAATCATTAAAGACTTCGTTTTGGGTTAAAGTCTTTGGCGTATAGTGCTTAACTTTTTGATCTTGCTGGCTGCATCCGGCAGAAACGATTAGCAGAGTAATGGCAACTAGAGATAATTTCATAATAAATCAGGGTCAGGAAAAATCTTTTTTTCGCAAATATGGGCTAAATCGTTTAAAAATAATAATTTAAATCTCACTCCGCATGTGAATGTAAAGTTTTGCAAAGCGATATGATCAGCCGTAATCAATTCATTGATGTTGTATCATTTCTAATTGTAATTTCTTCCATAAAGTTTTTAAATGAATATTTTCTTAGCTAACTGCCTTTTTCTTTTGCTCAATATCAGGAAGGAATCCAGTAATTATACCAATCAGCGGTAGAAAAGCACAAACTTTAAATACATATTCAATACTGGTCTGATCGGCCAGTTTACCTAATACAGCTGATCCTACCCCTCCCATTCCAAACGCGAAACCGAAAAACAAACCGGCAATCATACCTACCTTTCCAGGAATCAGTTCTGTCGCATAAACAAGGATTGCAGAGAATGCAGAAGAGATAATTCCACCAATCACCACAGCAAGTACTCCCGTTAAAAATAATCCGGTATAAGGAAGAAGCAACGTAAATGGGGCAACGCCTAAAATAGAGATCCAGATAATATATTTCCTGCCGAAACGATCACCTAATGGTCCTCCAATCATCGTTCCCGCCGCAACCGCAGCTAAAAAAGCAAATAAATAGAGTTGAGATTCCTGAACCGAAACATGAAATTTGTCAATCAGGTAAAATGTGAAATAACTGGTCATGCTGGCCATGTAGAAGTACTTGGAAAAGATCAGTACCAGCAGAATAACAATAGAGCCAATTACTCTTCCCCTGGATAAATTATGTTTAGGTTCATCTGAAGCCTGAACCTTCCCCTGAACTTTAAGATTAAGACGGCCTTTGTACCATTTCCCGATCTGGAATAAAATCAGTATACCTAAAACAGCAGCTACTCCGAACCAGATAATATAAAATTGACCGTAAGGAATAACAATCAAGGCAGCCAGTAAAGGACCTATTGCACTTCCTGCATTACCACCTAGTTGAAAGATAGATTGTGCCAGTCCCTTTTTACCACCAGAAGCCAAATGTGCAACTCTGGATGCTTCAGGGTGAAAAATTGAAGAGCCTATACCGATGAAACCGACAGCTACCAGGATGGCCGCAAAACTGGCAGCCATAGCTATAAAGATCAGACCGATCAGCGTGAACCCCATGCCTATGGCCAAAGAATAGGGTTTTGGTTTCAGATCAGAATAATGACCTACAAAAGGCTGTAAGAGCGAAGCAGTTAGCTGATAAGTTAGCGTAATCAACCCGATTTGAGAAAAAGACAAATTAAACTCAGTTTTGAAAAGCGGATAAACAGATGGAATAACAGCTTGCAGCATGTCATTTAATAAATGCGTAAAACTTATCGTAAAGAGAATTGGATAAATCGTTTTTTGAATAATGTCTTTTTTGATACCGGGATCAAGTGTTGCTGTATTAGTTTCCATAAATTAGGTCAGTTCATCTTTGTGATGAATTGTTATTGAGAAATATGTCCTATGATTTTTGCTGAGTTATTCCATGCTTTTTTTGCATCGCCAGCTGCTATACTTTTAACGAGTTGTTTATGTTGATGATTGGTTTCTTTGAATGCTCTTGTGTCATGATGAACTTCCATAAACCAGTTTTTCATATGGATGGCCACTGATTTGTACAGGTCAATCAGGATCTCATTTCCTGAGGCTTCTGCAATAGATATGTGAAATTGAATATCTGCATCGATACATTCTTCCAGTAAATCGTTCTTCGCTGCCTTATCCCGTTTTTTTAACCAGTCATATATTTTAACCAGGTCTGCTTTTGTTCTGTTCAGTGCAGCTTTTTCAGCAATCTTCATTTCCAGCAGATGCCGCACTTCATTTAAATCTTCAAAATCAGCACGTTTCAGACGCTGAGATAAAGGTTCTTTAATGCCCGTTGAATTCTCTACAAAAGTACCTACTCCCTGTTGGACTCTTAATAGTCCACAGTTTGCCAGGATCTTGATAGCTTCCCGGATTGTAGAGCGGCCAACACCAAAGGACGACATCAGCTCTGGTTCTATGGGCAATTTTTCGCCTACTTTATAAGTGCCAAAAGCGATTTGCTGTTGTAGTTTTTCAGCTACTTCGTCGGCCAGTGACTTGCGGGAAATTAGATTTGTATTATTCATCATATCATCTGATGATTCAAATGTATAGATTTTCTTTAGGACGTCAAATTAATTCTCAGAAAAAAACAAGAGCCGGCGCTGTTTCTAAAACTACTAATTTGATTACCTGAATAAAATCCCTTAAATAGATTTCAGATGAAAGGGGTGAATTATGATTTTCTTTGATTAAGAATCTGCTCGATAACTTCACCCTGGCCAGAATCTAAAGTAGGCATCAGAGACGGAAGATCTGTTAGTGAATAAAGACGTAGCCGTCCATTTTTAATGATATGCTCAGCAGAATATACCAGTTTCATATAATCCTGGCACCCTGCAATGTCATCAGGTAAAGGTTTAATCTTTTCATTCGGAGAAAGATCTTCAAAATAGTATCCTGATTTATTCAGATCAGGATACCTGTCCAATAACTCTTCTGTTAAAGGTATATTTGCCTTTTGAGGGAAATCCATTGCAGATATTCCGGTAATCACTACTTCCTGTATGTTATTTTTTATAATTTCATATTGTTCAGCAGTCATTAAAAGACTATTGGAGTTGTTAGGAAAGGCTAATTGTCTGATACCTGCAAGTTTCACGTATTCACCATCTATTCTGATCACCTTAAAAATGGAGTAATCTATTTGTTTGGATTGAACCTCAGTCCGTTTTGAAAAAATAAAACTTCCTGTTTGTAATTGATGATCAGGACTCGCCATAGCTTCATTCCATAAACGCTGATTATATTTTTTCTTTAAATACAGAAACAGGCTGACAGCCGCAATCATACTTACTGTAGTTATTATGGTTTCGGGTTTCATTAATATTTTTTCAGGACAAAAACAAATGTATCTTATTTAAGAAAGGAATTCCTTTTTAACTGCCACAAATATGTCCACTTCTGCATTTTCAGGATTCAGAGCACGTTCATCGTATACTTCAAAGTCGGCGGTAAAAGTTCTTTCCAGCTCCGAATTCCAAATCTTAATCCATTCATTATAAACTGCTCCCTGCATTAATTTGCCTTTGGCCACAAACTTCTGATAGGCAGCAACATCAATTGTTTTACTCACCATTTCATTAGGAATATCATTTAGATTTTCAACTTTACACCCTAAAATAGTAGTATAAGGTTTAGTATGATCTTTTTCATAATCTGTATAAATACAGTAGAGTGCATTGTCAATTTTATTGGGGATCTGATCAAGAATTCCTTCCGACATAAACTTTTCCCAAAGTACAGGAATGTCCTTAGCGGCTTGTCCGTTTTCATTAGTGGTCCGCACTGAAATACCGATTACATGAAAGGAGTCGATTTTTATAATATTCATCTTTTTATTTGTTAAGCAGCAAAAATATGAGTGTCTATGACAACCCTATGTCAGCAGATGGCTTAATTTTTGTTCAGGGTGTTTATATAATTCAAGAATTATCGGAAATGTAATATAAAATGGCAATTAATTAAGAAATAATTTCTGTTTTTAAAGACAAAATTTCTTTCTGCCATTTTAATCACACAGACGATATTCAATTATTTATTACAGGATTAAAAACGCTCAGGCACAATTACAATTGCAGGCATAAATCACTCAAAACAAGCTAAATTAACAAAAAACAACATATGGAAAATAACTTCAACGTAACAAAAACAGAAGACGGAAAAACAGTAGCTATTGTCAGTTACATTACAATCATTGGCTGGCTTATCGCCTACTTCGGTATGCACAAAGACAAGAGAACAGAATTGGGAAGCTTTCATTTAAGACAAACGTTATTACTTTATATTGTAGCTTTTATCTTACAAATTGTACAACGTATTATTCTTAGCATAACTCCTTCAGGATTTGTATTTACTATATTCAGCATTCTGTCTCTAATTATATTCATTTTATGGATTATAGGTTTGATCGGTGCTATTCAGGGAACTAAAAAAGAAATCCCTTTGATTGGTCAGAGAGCACAGTCAATGTTTCCAAATATCTAGAACTGATATTTCAATAAAAAAGGCCCGCAGAAATATTTCTGCGGGCCTTTTTTATTGAAATACTGCCGGGTATTTTCTAAGTTTCAATTGCATAAGTAGCGATCGCGATACAAGTATTATCCAGGAGATCAAACGTAATGATTATCGGTACATTCACTCCTCCCTCTATGCGTGTTACCTGTATGTCAGAGAAATTGTCTTTCAGATAAGTGTGAAGTGCCGTAAATTTCCGGGCATTAGCAACCATCACCTGGTCACCCGGGTCGGCAGTACCCACTATTTTTTCAAAGAAAGCCTCCTGATCGATTGTTTTCAATGTACCGGGCGTTTCACTGTAAAGCTGAGCAAGCTTCATCCTTAACTCATCCTTTGGAACCTGTCCAAGGTTTTCAATAGTTAGTGGGGCTTCAGATTCACTGAAATAAAACAGACCCTGTGTTTTTTCAGCTAATTCAGTTAAAATTTGGTTTTCCATTTCGGTGAGATTATATGAGCATAACGTCTGATTGTCTATTAAAATATACGAAAAATAAAGGTTAACATTAATTTCATTTACCATGAAGTGAATTGCACCCCGGATATAATCCAACGAGTGTCTTCAACCTTTAAATAATTGAGTTATACATTTAAGAGGAGTTCTGTATATTTATGAAATCAAATTCATAAGATATGACCAGCTGGCCGGAATTAAAATACGAAAATCTGAAAGAGACACTGGCAACAGTACAATTGTGGACACAAATTGCCGGCAAGATCAGGCTGGTCAAATCTCCATGGCTTAACCATTCCTGGCATGTCACTTTATACGTATCCGGAAAGGGACTGACCACGGGCAGTATTCCTTACCATAATGGTCTTTTCCAGATAGATTTTGATTTTCTTTCTCATCAGCTGATCATCACCTCCAGCGCAAACGGACAACAACAATTCAATTTATCCTCACATACAGTATCAAGTTTTTATCAGGAGCTTTTTGAAAAGCTAAGACTTTTGGGGATTGACGCTGCAATATATGCCAGACCGAATGAGATAGAAAATGCAATTCCGTTTCAGGAAGATACTATCCATTGTCATTATGAAGAAAATCAAATCGCTGCATTCTGGCAGGCACTGGTTAAAATGGAAGCTGTTTTCAGCAGGTTCAGGGCAAAATTCAGTGGAAAATGCAGCCCGGTTCATTTCTTTTGGGGAGGTTTCGATCTGGCGGTAACCAGATTTTCCGGCAGAAAGGCACCTAAACATGCAGGAGGAATGCCCAACATGCCACTCGATGTAATGCAGGAAGCTTATTCTCATGAGGTAAGCAGCTGCGGTTTCTGGCCGGGCAATGACAGTTTTCCCTATCCGGTTTTTTATGCCTACTGCTATCCAACTCCGGAAACATTTAAAGAACAACCAGTAAAACCTGAGAAAGCTTTCTACAGCCCTGATTTAGGTGAATTTATCCTTCATTATGAAGAAGTAAAAAATGCTGCTGATCCTGAAAAATTCCTGATGGATTTTTTACAGTCAACTTATGAAGCCGCAGCAATTACCGGAAACTGGGACAGGACTTCTCTGGAATGTGATTTTTCTGACCTGGAATCCTGATTTTCTGATTAAAATCCGTGCTCTTTTCCCATCAGCTCATTTACTTTCGCCGATGTTTGATGAATAATCTCATCCATCTCCTTCACACAGTTATTAATCCTTTTATAATACTCTTCCTTCTCTTCCTGGTTTGCTGCAATGTTTGCAAGTGCCGATAATCCTAATATAGAGGCCACGGGTTTTCTGATTTCATGAGAATTGATCCAGGCAATCTCTTTGAGTGTATGGTTCTGCTCACTAATTTCTACTTCACGTCTTTTGCGTTCAGTAATTTCGGTAACAATATCAATATATCCAGAATGCTGTCCATCGGAATCGACAATTGAAGTACTATTTACTTCTACCCAATAAGGATCTCCATTTTTTGAATAGTTTATAATTTCAATATTAAAGAAGTCATGCACTTTGAGTGAAGCTGTGATCGCATTTCTGGTCAGCATACTGGTTTCAGGGCCATACAACATTTCACCAGGCGTCTTTCCTTTCAGCTCATTTAATGGATAACCTGTCAGCTGTTCAAATGAAGAATTAACCCAGCTTATCTTCCCGGCAATATCTTTAATAACTACACCGCTTTTAACTTTACTGACCACATCAGCAAGTTGCTTGTTTTCTTCATCTTTACGTCTTAATTCATCAACATCTTTCACAGCTCCGATAATCCGCCGGGGTGCGCCATCCTCACCTGTCACCAAATAAGCCTGATCGAAAACATATTTATAATTTCCATCTGCACAAAGCAGGCGATAAGAGGCTTCCCAGCGTTTTTTAGCTTGTTTAACAAAGGCATTCAAGCTGTCCAGTACCCTTTTGCTATCTGATGGATGCATTTTACCTATCCACCAGTCCGGCTTGAAAAAACCTTGCTCATGGTCATAACCAAATAATTGTTTTAAACCAGAATTCCAGGTCACCTGGCTGGTCGTTAAATCCCAGTCCCATATCGCATCGTGTGTAGCTTCGTTAACTAATTCGTGTCTTTCCAACGCATTATTCAATAATAATTCCCGGTTAAAGCTGTCTGTAATATCTTTAAGTACACCACTGATTTTATAGGGTTTTCCATCCTGGTAAATCACTTTTCCCGCTTCACGTACATGATGCCATTCGCCATCAATTTTTAAACGGTGCACATAATCCATCTCACCTGTAATTTTTGTTTTTTCATGTGCCGCCAGAAATCCATCCAGATCATCAGGATGGATTTGGTCGAGAAAAAATGAAACAGTTGTAATCCCTGAATCAGGTGCCAGACCAAACAATGTATAGAGGTTATCAGACCAGATCACTTCATCAGTTTGCAACAAATACTCCCAACTGGCAATCTTAGCCATTTTATGGGCATAATACCATTGTTGCTGATCTTTCTTACTATTATCCAGATCGCGCTGCAAATAGGCCAGTTCCCGCTTCTTTCCTCTGTTGTAAAGGTTGACAAGGTAATGCAGCAGGACTGCACTGAATGCGATAAAGAAAAAACCTTTGAGACTATTAATCAGCGCACGATCCTTAACTGGCATACCATCCACCAAAAAGGCAATTAGCTGGTCACTTAACAATACCCAGACACAGCCTGTAATCACGTACAGTAGCACGATGTAATTCTTGTTCTTCAAATGAATTGAGCTAATAATATCCTGGCGCCTTTTTGAAATTCAAACAGACTCCTAAAATTAATGATAAATATCGATTTAAAGCCAGATGTTATTATAACTAAAGGCCTGATTGTTGATAACCTGATTCACACTGGGTGTCCGACGGATGTCTGAACTAATTAAAAGACAATTGAACATATGAAGCAATTTATCATTCTCCTATCAACCGCGATATTGCTGATTTCCTGCAATGGCAAACACAATGACACGAAAAAGATTACCGACTCAGTTCATACAAATGCAAAAGATGTTATCCATCAAAAAATCCCTTCTGGAAATAATTCCGCTCAGCCGCTTTCTCCTGAAGTTGTTAAAGCTAAAGAATGGATCATTGCGAACATAGAGAACTCTTTGAACAAGGGGCACGATACTATTGAAGATTCGAATGAAGAAGCAAAGAGTATTTATACAACTCAGTATAGCGCTTATAAAATTGATGCAATCAATGTGGATTTAGACGATGGTCTGACTGAAGATGAGTTCATCACAAAATGGAAGGGAAAGTATAATCCGAAATTAGCGGGAATTGGATTTGGTTTCTTAATTCCTGAACAAGATTACGGTCTGATCAAAGTGACGGAATGTAAGTTAAAAAACAAAACTCCCGATGGTTTTGTTTTTAATGTAGTACTTGAAGATACTAATTATCACAAAAAATATAATAGAGATATTAGAATTATTGTGGCCGAAAAATCATTCCTTATTGATGATGTACTAGAGTACTAACTACATATTTAGCCATAATTCGCGGAATAATAATTATCTGGAACTATTCTAAATTAGTTTGGTATATTTGTGATGTATCTTGCAAGGAGATATAATATTAAAATATTACAGTAATTTACGACCCTAATGATGATAGAATTAAAGACAGAGTTTTCAGAATACATTAAGGATTTCGAAGAGAAATTGAAACTCTTATTCAGGGGAAAAGAAAATATCAATCAATTTGATTTAGCAGCAGAGCTTCCTCCTTTAGTGATGAAGGAAATCCTTGCTGAGCAACCTTTGGCTGCGGCTATCCCAGAAGAGTATGGAGGCCGTGGAGCTCAGGTAAAAGAATGTCTGAGTGTGCTGGCAGCAGCTTCTTATGAATCTTTACCGCTTTCACTTACCTTTGGAATTAACATTGCCCTTTTTCTTGAACCACTTGCCAAATATGCAGACAAGTCCGTTAAGAAAGAAGTTTTTGATCGCTTTCTCTACGAACAAAACATGGGTGGACTGATGATCACTGAACCTGATTATGGAAGTGATGCACTCAACATGAAAACCCGGAATAGCGAATTGACAAATGGGTATAGTATTAAAGGAACTAAACATTGGCAGGGGCTTACTGGTCTGGCCGACTATTGGCTGATTGCTTCCAGAGCAGAGCTGGCTGATGGAGGACTTAGCCGTGATATAGATTTCTTTTTATGTGATAATACACAAGAGAAACAATACGTTGTCGTAGAAGAATATTTTGATACCATAGGGCTTCATATGATCCCATACGGACGTAATGTTTTAAACATTGAAGTTCCTAAAACGTTTAAATTACACCCCGAATCTACTGGTATTAAAATGATGCTGGATATTCTGCACCGCAGCAGGATGCAATTTCCTGGTATGGGAATGGGCTTTATCAAGCGAATGCTGGATGAAGCACTTCTTCAATGTAAAAACAGAATGGTTGGTTCAACGAACCTGTTGGCTATGGACCAGATCCAGTTTCAGCTTTCAAAAATCCAGTCGGCTTACACCATCTGTTCAGCTATGTGTGTCAGAAGCAGTAAGATCAGCGGTATTGATCATAGTTTGGCCACAGAAGGCTTGGAAGCTAATAGTATGAAAGCAGTGGTTACTGATCTGATGCAGGAATCTGCCCAGATTTTAACACAGGTCTCAGGCGCTAAAGGATACCAGACTTCACATGTTGGTGGTCGCGGGATTATGGATAGCAGGCCTTTCCAGATTTTTGAAGGTTCCAATGAAATGCTTTATGCACAAATTTCTGAAATCATTGTCCGTCAGATGAAGAAACAGAAAGAATCGAATTTATTTGATTTCCTGGCTACACTTAAGCAAACCGCTGAAGCTTGTCATTACTTCAAAAACGAACTGAGTTTTACCTTGAACAGTGCTCTTTCACAGCGAAAATTATTTGATCTGGGGAAAGTGATCGGAAGAATTGTTTCTTTAGGCTATGTACTGGATCTGGAACTTAAGGGGTTTAGAAAAGACCTGATTGATAACTGTATTATAAACGTTAAACAAGAGGTACGTACCTTAATCTGTGCATTTAATTTTGATAACAGTTCACAGGTAATAGAAGATTATAAGTCAGAAAGTTCATGGTTTAACTTTGCTTAACCAAAGAATTTTATCCTGATTTGATAAATTAAGAAAAGCCGGTACATAAACATGCCGGCTTTTTTGGCTAAATCCAATCTAAAAATCAACTTTAATCTTAGCCCTTATCCCCCATTTGGAAATTCTTGGGTGATCAAGATAAGTAAACCTTCTAACCAGATCCACCCTCAGTATTTTGAATATATTGGATATGCCTACACTGCCCTCCACATAAGGAGTAGCACCTAATGCCGGAGACACGACATTTCCATGTCTATCTCTTGGGAATTGATATAATCCTGAACCTTCGCGCGGATCATTCTTACTGGAAAGAGAGCCACTTAAGACTTTTAAAGTCAGAATTTCTCTTAATTGAAGCCGCTTCACTAATGGTATTTTGTTCAGGATAAAGCCATTGAAATTATGCTCCAGATTAATACTCGCATAGCGGTCACTCATAAATTCCATGAAATTCATCAGGTTATAAGATGGCAGTTCATAGGCATAACTTTGATTAGCACGATGTATAGTCAGCAATGGAAACGGAACTTTTCCAAATACCTTTCCTGCTTCCAGGATGACATCTGAATAGCCAAACTGCGAAAAATAAGCTCTTTTAAACACATTAAAGGTCAGGTTCTGATAATTATAACTTCCATTCAGAAATCCCTTAATTCCAACAGAGCCGCGCAAAGTAAAAATAGGATATTCATTTCGGATTGGCCTTCTGAAGCGTTTTCCCTGGTAAAACTGCTCATGTGGTGCCCATCTCACTTCGGCTGTAAATTCAGAGGTTGTAATATCGGGGATTTCAATATGCCCGGCATGAGTTAATGCGATAAACCGAAGTCCTCCTGCCGGATCTAAGATCTGATTTTTATAAGCTACTTTAAACGAGAAATGGTTTTCCATTTCATTCAAATATTCAAAAAGCCATTTCCTGTTGTACAGCCATTTATCATTTACCCCTCTTTTAAATGATAACAGGAAATTATCATCTTCTAAAAAGTTGAGATCCTGACCTGGTATCTGCGTCTCATAACTATGTCTTAAGGTTAATGATTTTACAGGAAACTCATAAATTGAACCCGGAGAAAGTGAAAGTACCGTCCCTAATGAATATTTCCATTTCTGATCACGGCTACCATAAGCGACATGCCCATCAAAGAAGATTCTTTTGCTGAATAAATCGGTAGTTCGTCCACCAACCTTAAGCCTCAGCCCCTCTACAGGATTAAAACTGTAAAAAGAGTTGAATGGACCAACTTCTACTTTACCCTGCCCCAGGTAACCAGAAAGTAAGAAGGAGGCAATCCCCATAGCCCGTTTAAATGGCTTTGAGTTTTTCAGACTATCTATATTCTTATACGCCATTTCCTCAATTTGCGTGAGTTTTTCTGGCCTCAGCTCTGCCATTGGCACTGGCTTTACTGATTTACCTTCCACAGGTTTAAGTTTTAACGGCAAATTTAATGCGGTCGGGCTACTCATAAAATCATTGATGAAT from Pedobacter sp. WC2423 carries:
- a CDS encoding acyl-CoA dehydrogenase family protein, giving the protein MMIELKTEFSEYIKDFEEKLKLLFRGKENINQFDLAAELPPLVMKEILAEQPLAAAIPEEYGGRGAQVKECLSVLAAASYESLPLSLTFGINIALFLEPLAKYADKSVKKEVFDRFLYEQNMGGLMITEPDYGSDALNMKTRNSELTNGYSIKGTKHWQGLTGLADYWLIASRAELADGGLSRDIDFFLCDNTQEKQYVVVEEYFDTIGLHMIPYGRNVLNIEVPKTFKLHPESTGIKMMLDILHRSRMQFPGMGMGFIKRMLDEALLQCKNRMVGSTNLLAMDQIQFQLSKIQSAYTICSAMCVRSSKISGIDHSLATEGLEANSMKAVVTDLMQESAQILTQVSGAKGYQTSHVGGRGIMDSRPFQIFEGSNEMLYAQISEIIVRQMKKQKESNLFDFLATLKQTAEACHYFKNELSFTLNSALSQRKLFDLGKVIGRIVSLGYVLDLELKGFRKDLIDNCIINVKQEVRTLICAFNFDNSSQVIEDYKSESSWFNFA
- a CDS encoding DUF5686 family protein; this translates as MKFLISIFFLFFFFKAEAQTVQVKGLITDKSTGKPLPGVTISFENSTTKSSSDAGGFYTIVSKEKVKAIHFYSIGYRRLKLEMAAGHSHHMNIELEPQSEDLSEVSISVAHKPRYKNKDNPAVELIRRVIEHKKSNAANLQNYLSYQEYEKMNISLSMTTEKAKTSKLLKKLSFLKDNSDSLTRPGKLLTPIFMKEKISHNLVYQNPFKQETSVLAENQSRIDQFIDEDGINEYLDKIYQRVDIYQNDIGIGNQSFMSPIAELAPQFYKYFIIDTLKDVSPVQVKLMIAPRNKEDVLFLGYLYISLDGKYAVQKATLSVNSKININWVKEMNISLQYHQDKTGHYYLGKSVMAMDLGLFKEGASIFGERTLFINDFMSSPTALNLPLKLKPVEGKSVKPVPMAELRPEKLTQIEEMAYKNIDSLKNSKPFKRAMGIASFLLSGYLGQGKVEVGPFNSFYSFNPVEGLRLKVGGRTTDLFSKRIFFDGHVAYGSRDQKWKYSLGTVLSLSPGSIYEFPVKSLTLRHSYETQIPGQDLNFLEDDNFLLSFKRGVNDKWLYNRKWLFEYLNEMENHFSFKVAYKNQILDPAGGLRFIALTHAGHIEIPDITTSEFTAEVRWAPHEQFYQGKRFRRPIRNEYPIFTLRGSVGIKGFLNGSYNYQNLTFNVFKRAYFSQFGYSDVILEAGKVFGKVPFPLLTIHRANQSYAYELPSYNLMNFMEFMSDRYASINLEHNFNGFILNKIPLVKRLQLREILTLKVLSGSLSSKNDPREGSGLYQFPRDRHGNVVSPALGATPYVEGSVGISNIFKILRVDLVRRFTYLDHPRISKWGIRAKIKVDF